One part of the Mariniflexile litorale genome encodes these proteins:
- a CDS encoding DinB family protein, producing MHFTLEVLPNTRRFFKKYLENVLLEDLNKIPKGFNNNIIWNIGHIVVTQQLLAYKLSGLQMMIDDKLVGKYRKDSKPEGDVTQSEVDELKALLFSTVEKTKEDYSNGLFENYQEYTVTTTGNTLTNIDEAFQFILFHEGMHLGYVMALLRAIKD from the coding sequence ATGCATTTTACATTAGAAGTACTCCCCAATACCAGACGATTTTTTAAAAAATATTTAGAAAACGTGTTGTTAGAAGACTTAAACAAAATACCAAAGGGGTTTAACAATAACATTATTTGGAATATTGGGCATATAGTAGTGACTCAGCAATTATTAGCTTATAAACTATCGGGGTTACAAATGATGATAGACGATAAGTTGGTTGGAAAATACAGAAAAGACTCAAAACCAGAAGGCGATGTAACTCAATCAGAAGTTGATGAATTAAAAGCTTTACTTTTTTCTACCGTTGAAAAAACAAAAGAAGATTATAGCAATGGACTGTTTGAAAATTATCAAGAATATACGGTTACAACAACTGGAAATACATTAACCAATATAGATGAAGCTTTTCAATTTATACTATTTCACGAAGGTATGCATTTAGGTTATGTAATGGCTTTATTAAGAGCCATTAAAGACTAA
- a CDS encoding ArsC/Spx/MgsR family protein: MKKVYYLKTCSTCVRILKELNLSSEFILQDIKTEEITVKQLEEMKMLAGSYEALFSKRSKLYKEMGLKNQKLEERDYKHYILEHYTFLSRPVIIVEDTIFIGNSKSVVEAAKSALQ; the protein is encoded by the coding sequence ATGAAAAAGGTATACTATTTAAAAACGTGTAGTACGTGTGTTAGAATTTTAAAGGAATTGAATTTGTCATCAGAATTCATTTTGCAGGACATTAAAACTGAAGAAATTACCGTAAAGCAACTTGAAGAAATGAAAATGCTGGCAGGAAGCTATGAAGCGCTTTTTAGCAAACGTTCTAAACTTTACAAGGAAATGGGTTTAAAAAATCAAAAACTTGAAGAGCGCGACTATAAACACTATATATTAGAACATTATACTTTTTTAAGCAGACCCGTAATAATTGTTGAGGATACTATTTTTATTGGAAATTCTAAAAGTGTGGTTGAAGCTGCAAAATCAGCTCTTCAATAA